The Allocatelliglobosispora scoriae genome contains a region encoding:
- a CDS encoding non-heme iron oxygenase ferredoxin subunit, translating to MRRVCAVSEVAKGTAMSVDLDDLTIAVVHADDDTFYAIYDECSHASVPLSDGEVDGCTLECWLHGSRFDLRSGKPSGLPATEPVPVYPVEIRDGDVYVSLTASNGVTR from the coding sequence ATGAGGAGAGTGTGCGCGGTGTCCGAGGTGGCGAAGGGGACGGCGATGAGTGTGGATCTCGATGATCTCACCATCGCGGTCGTCCACGCCGACGACGACACCTTCTACGCGATCTACGACGAGTGTTCCCACGCGTCCGTGCCGCTCTCCGACGGCGAGGTCGACGGCTGCACCCTGGAGTGCTGGCTGCACGGCTCCCGCTTCGACCTGCGCAGCGGCAAGCCGTCCGGGCTGCCCGCCACGGAGCCCGTGCCCGTCTATCCCGTCGAGATCCGCGACGGTGATGTCTACGTAAGCCTGACCGCAAGCAATGGAGTAACCCGATGA
- the sufB gene encoding Fe-S cluster assembly protein SufB, with product MTETTQDQLAGLGTYEYGWADKDTAGANSRRGLNEDVVRDISAKKSEPEWMLDLRLKGLRLFGRKPMPSWGADLSGIDFDNIKYFVRSTERQAATWEELPEDIKNTYDRLGIPEAEKQRLVAGVAAQYESEVVYHSIREDLEQQGVLFLDTDTALKEQPELFKEYFGTVIPVGDNKFAALNTAVWSGGSFIYVPPGVNVEIPLQAYFRINTENMGQFERTLIIVDENAYVHYVEGCTAPVYSSDSLHSAVVEIIVKKGGRCRYTTIQNWSNNVYNLVTKRAVCHEGATMEWIDGNIGSKVTMKYPAVYMLGEHAKGEVLSVAMAGEGQHQDAGAKMVHAAPHTSSTIISKSIARGGGRTSYRGLVQVLEGSHHSKSTVKCDALLVDTISRSDTYPYVDIREDDVSMGHEATVSKVSEDQLFYLMSRGMAEDEAMAMIVRGFIEPIAKELPMEYALELNRLIELQMEGAVG from the coding sequence ATGACTGAGACGACGCAGGACCAGCTCGCTGGTCTGGGCACCTATGAGTACGGCTGGGCCGACAAGGACACCGCCGGCGCCAACTCCCGCCGCGGCCTCAACGAGGACGTGGTCCGGGACATCTCGGCGAAGAAGAGCGAGCCCGAGTGGATGCTCGATCTGCGACTCAAGGGTCTGCGTCTGTTCGGGCGCAAGCCCATGCCGTCGTGGGGCGCCGACCTCAGTGGCATCGACTTCGACAACATCAAGTACTTCGTGCGGTCCACGGAGCGCCAGGCGGCGACCTGGGAAGAGCTGCCCGAGGACATCAAGAACACCTATGACCGGCTCGGCATCCCCGAGGCCGAGAAGCAGCGGCTCGTCGCGGGTGTGGCCGCGCAGTACGAGTCCGAGGTCGTCTACCACTCCATCCGCGAGGACCTGGAGCAGCAGGGCGTCCTCTTCCTCGACACCGACACCGCTCTCAAGGAGCAGCCGGAGCTCTTCAAGGAATACTTCGGCACCGTGATCCCGGTCGGCGACAACAAGTTCGCCGCGCTCAACACGGCGGTCTGGAGCGGCGGGTCGTTCATCTACGTGCCGCCGGGCGTCAACGTGGAGATCCCGCTGCAGGCGTACTTCCGGATCAACACGGAGAACATGGGCCAGTTCGAGCGGACCCTGATCATCGTCGACGAGAACGCCTACGTGCACTACGTCGAGGGCTGCACCGCGCCGGTCTACTCCTCCGACTCGCTGCACAGCGCGGTCGTGGAGATCATCGTCAAGAAGGGCGGCCGCTGCCGCTACACGACGATCCAGAACTGGTCGAACAACGTCTACAACCTCGTCACCAAGCGGGCGGTCTGCCACGAGGGCGCGACGATGGAGTGGATCGACGGCAACATCGGCTCCAAGGTCACCATGAAGTACCCGGCCGTCTACATGCTCGGCGAGCACGCCAAGGGCGAGGTCCTCTCCGTCGCCATGGCCGGCGAGGGCCAGCACCAGGACGCCGGCGCCAAGATGGTGCACGCCGCGCCGCACACCTCTTCGACGATCATCAGCAAGTCGATCGCCCGGGGCGGCGGCCGCACGAGCTACCGCGGCCTGGTGCAGGTGCTGGAGGGCTCGCACCACAGCAAGTCCACGGTCAAGTGCGACGCGCTGCTCGTCGACACGATCTCCCGCTCCGACACCTACCCCTACGTCGACATCCGCGAGGACGACGTCTCGATGGGGCACGAGGCCACGGTCTCCAAGGTCTCCGAGGACCAGCTCTTCTACCTGATGAGCCGCGGTATGGCCGAGGACGAGGCGATGGCGATGATCGTGCGCGGCTTCATCGAGCCGATCGCCAAGGAACTCCCGATGGAATACGCCCTTGAGCTCAACCGGCTCATCGAGCTGCAGATGGAAGGAGCCGTCGGCTGA
- the sufD gene encoding Fe-S cluster assembly protein SufD, which produces MAVTTLETSAPVIPPKTKSQLLRSFDVSDFPALTGREEEWRFTPLKRLRGLVTATGATGGTVKHDFPSLPAGFSVSTVDGSAVTPLLVPFDRISALAFGAAPQVTLIEVAREAVPAEAAVVRVSGDSADGLSFARTYVRVGAMASATLIVEHTGSATLADNIEVAVDNGAQLTLVTVADWAADAVQAQHIKFRLGRDAKVTHVQVTLGGDLVRQYTSVEYADRGGDATLWGLYFADGGQHQEHRLLVDHAVPDCRSYVGYRGALQGDDSHTIWVGDVLIQAEATGTSTYEINRNLILSDGARADSVPNLEIETGEIVGAGHASTTGRFDDEQLFYLMARGIPEAEARQLVVRGFFAELLAKIPVEELRERLGAVIESRLVKAGS; this is translated from the coding sequence ATGGCCGTCACGACGTTGGAGACCTCCGCACCGGTGATCCCGCCGAAGACGAAGTCTCAACTGCTGCGCTCCTTTGACGTGAGCGACTTCCCGGCGCTGACCGGCCGCGAGGAGGAGTGGCGCTTCACGCCGCTCAAGCGCCTGCGCGGTCTGGTCACGGCGACCGGGGCCACCGGCGGGACGGTGAAGCACGACTTCCCGTCGCTGCCGGCCGGCTTCTCGGTGAGCACCGTGGACGGTTCGGCCGTCACGCCGCTGCTGGTGCCGTTCGACCGGATCAGCGCGCTCGCCTTCGGCGCCGCACCGCAGGTCACCCTCATCGAGGTCGCCCGCGAGGCGGTCCCGGCCGAGGCGGCCGTGGTCCGCGTCAGCGGCGACAGCGCCGACGGGCTCTCGTTCGCCCGCACCTATGTGCGGGTCGGCGCGATGGCCTCCGCGACGCTGATCGTCGAGCACACCGGCTCGGCCACGCTCGCCGACAACATCGAGGTCGCGGTCGACAACGGCGCCCAGCTCACGCTGGTCACCGTCGCCGACTGGGCGGCCGACGCGGTCCAGGCCCAGCACATCAAGTTCCGGCTCGGCCGCGACGCCAAGGTCACCCACGTCCAGGTCACCCTGGGCGGGGACCTGGTGCGTCAATACACCAGCGTGGAGTACGCGGACCGGGGCGGCGACGCCACCCTGTGGGGCCTCTACTTCGCCGACGGCGGCCAGCACCAGGAGCACCGCCTCCTCGTCGACCACGCGGTGCCGGACTGCCGGTCCTACGTCGGTTACCGGGGCGCGCTGCAGGGCGACGACTCGCACACGATCTGGGTCGGCGACGTGCTGATCCAGGCCGAGGCGACCGGCACCAGCACCTATGAGATCAACCGCAACCTGATCCTGTCGGACGGGGCGCGGGCGGACTCGGTCCCCAACCTGGAGATCGAGACCGGCGAGATCGTCGGCGCGGGCCACGCCAGCACGACGGGGCGCTTCGACGACGAGCAGCTGTTCTACCTGATGGCGCGGGGCATCCCCGAGGCCGAGGCGCGGCAGCTCGTGGTGCGGGGCTTCTTCGCGGAGCTGCTCGCCAAGATCCCGGTCGAGGAGCTGCGCGAGCGGCTCGGCGCGGTGATCGAATCGCGGCTGGTGAAGGCCGGTTCATGA
- the sufC gene encoding Fe-S cluster assembly ATPase SufC: MSVLEIRDLQVSVKLPEGELKPILHGVNLTVRAGETHAIMGPNGSGKSTLAYSIAGHPKYQITGGTVTLDGQDVLAMTVDERARAGLFLAMQYPVEVPGVSVANFLRTAKTAIDGEAPKLRTWGAELKGSMEKMGMDPAMAQRNVNEGFSGGEKKRHEIVQLELLKPKVAILDETDSGLDVDALRVVSEGVNRVQANGDTGLLLITHYTRILRYIKPDFVHVFIAGKIVEEGGPELADKLEDEGYERYAVSAS, from the coding sequence ATGAGTGTTCTCGAGATCCGTGACCTTCAGGTCTCCGTCAAGCTCCCCGAGGGTGAGCTCAAGCCGATCCTGCACGGCGTCAACCTGACGGTGCGCGCCGGCGAGACGCACGCCATCATGGGCCCCAACGGCTCGGGCAAGTCGACGCTCGCCTACTCGATCGCCGGTCACCCGAAATACCAGATCACCGGCGGCACGGTCACCCTCGACGGGCAGGACGTGCTCGCGATGACCGTCGACGAGCGGGCCCGGGCGGGCCTCTTCCTCGCGATGCAGTACCCGGTCGAGGTGCCGGGGGTGTCGGTGGCGAACTTCCTGCGTACCGCCAAGACCGCGATCGACGGTGAGGCGCCGAAGCTGCGCACGTGGGGCGCGGAGCTCAAGGGCTCGATGGAGAAGATGGGCATGGACCCGGCCATGGCCCAGCGCAACGTCAACGAGGGCTTCTCCGGCGGTGAGAAGAAGCGCCACGAGATCGTCCAGCTGGAGCTGCTCAAGCCGAAGGTCGCGATCCTCGACGAGACCGACTCCGGCCTCGACGTCGACGCGCTGCGGGTCGTCAGCGAGGGCGTCAACCGCGTCCAGGCCAACGGCGACACCGGCCTGCTGCTGATCACCCACTACACCCGGATCCTGCGCTACATCAAGCCGGACTTCGTGCACGTCTTCATCGCCGGCAAGATCGTCGAAGAGGGCGGCCCGGAGCTCGCCGACAAACTCGAGGACGAGGGCTACGAGAGGTACGCGGTCAGCGCATCATGA